The sequence AAAGAGGGCTTTTTTATGATAAAAATTGGTTTGTGACCATGTAATCACTGAACGTATCTGCAGTCTTTTTAGCAACAAATTGGGTGACATGTGTATAACCATTTTCTTTAAAATCTGTAATAGGTAAAGTATTGTTGCGTTTAGGCGCGGGTTTCCCCCTCGTGTTTTTACTAAACGGGGGAAATCATTAGCAATATAGCCATGAGCTTATGCATCACGTAACGATGTTTTTATTTTAAGAAGCACTTCATGTGTTGTTTTTCAAGAATGTGTTTTAGCATATTCATCAATTTTCTTTTGAACGACAATAACATTTAAATCTTTTAATTGGATATCCTAAATAAGTTTAATAACCGCTAAAGTACGAACAATGATGTTTTTCAAATCCTCATCCGAATTGCAATTCTTGATTGCTTCCTGTCAATTGGTGGGCGTATTCGCCTTTATATTCCGCTTCAAATCGCACCCCAATCAATAAGCTCTTTGGCTTCATGACGTAAATGCGCCATGCTTACCACCCAGTTGCTTAGCTTTCTTGTCGTATATGCATAGCGTTGTTAGTTTTGCCGCGTTTGCCAATGTAAATTGTCTCAGTGCGAAAGTCTTTGCTAATATCGCTAATTTTCGATTGATTTTTCTTAAATTTTGTCTGTTCATTCATGCCTGTATCTCACTTCCGTTCGTCCTGCCCTTAAAGAACGATGAATCTGTGCTATATTCACATCCTCATTTTTGAAATCAACCGCCATATCAACACGGCTCAAACGATAAGTTTACTCATCAGATTCAATCAACCTAAAGAATTTGTGTAGATGAATCAAGTATTATCATTTTTCAATAAAATTTTATGCAATTACAAATATTCAAGAAACCGGTATAAATGTATTATACGGATTTTATATACTTAGAAACTATAAATATATTTATTAATATGAACTGGTCTTTATTTTCTCCTAATATACTAGTAAACATTAGATATTAGTATTTAAATTACCTAAAAATAGCAACTCAAATATCGCAATAACACCAATTTTTAAAGCAATAAATATAATTTGGATATTAGTATTGTGTTTGATTTGATAAATCGAGCGAAATGATTTAATTTGTGATATGATAAATTGATATTTTGAAAGAATGGCTTTAATCCAGTTGCGAGTGAGAATATGAAAATTATATGTAGTCCAAGTACTTGTAAAGTACACTACTAAATAAAAAGTGTCTAAGTACAATATAGAAAGTAGGAAAAAAATGATTCCTTTAGTATATGATCAGGTTAATGGTTTGTGCAAAGACGATGAGTTCTTTTTAGCACTATTAAAAAAGTTGCATATAAAAAATAGCTGATTTAGGTTGTGGAACAGGAAGATTGACATCTCATTTTGCGAAAGAGGGCTATCGTATTACAGCTATTGATCCAAATAAAGAAGCGATTGAATATGGAAAAAATAAAAAGTATCCAGGCGATGTGACTTGGATTGTTGGTGACAGCTCAAATTTACAGGAGAATACGTTTGATGCTGTTATAATGACAGCAAATGTTGCGCAAGTATTTCTTACGGATAAAAGTTGGCAACGTAACATTTCCGATGTATATAGGGCATTAAAACCTGGAGGGCATTTTATTTTTGATATTCGTAATCCATTAGCAAAAGTGTGGGAACAGTGGGAAAAAGATAGGACTCCCGACATTGCTATGAATCAAATGAGTGGCGACAAACTTGAAATTTGGACGGAATACGATGGATTTGTTGAAGATATTTATACTTTTTATGAAACTGTGAAAAATGCACATACCGGTGAAGTTCTAATTCGTGAAAAGATGCAACTTAAATTCCGAACACAAGAAGAAATCGATGAATCATTGCAACAAGTAGGTTTCTCACAAATCCAAGTTTATGGAGATTGGGAGTTTAAACAAGCAACTGAGGAAACCAAATCTTTTATTTTTCATAGCGTAAAATAAGTTTCTTAAAAAGTTTTCTTATTCCTTAAAAACAAGATGGAGTATTGTCCCATATGTTTCTCTGATCGGCAGGCCGAATTAAATAAGCATTTGAGATTAATACTTTATTAAATTTTATGTATGAGCTATGGGTTATAGATAAAAGAATAATTAATATTGTATTCAACTAGCAGCTATCATTGGTTCAAGTTAGTTCAAATCACATAGTATCTATGCAGATTGATACTTTTTTATCCAATTATAGTTTTTACGGTTATTGATATAAAAGGATTTTTAAGGAATGGTTATCTTTAGAATTAGGAAGTATATTTCTCAAAACATTAAAAATCCTTGTTACTATTGGGATACAGCTTTTTCTCATATCGTGGAAAGTGCTGTTTTTTGTTTGAAGTTATAGTGACGGCTACCATATTTAAAATCCACATAGTTTTTAAAGCAGATGGGCTGTTTTTTTGTAGCATTGGTGACCTGGGTATAGATAGATGTTCTTCCGTTCGTTTACGTCTTCACTTGCTTCTATCTTTTTGTCATATTCTTTAACCATCACTTTTCCACCACTTTTACAAGTTCTTGGGAGATAGTTCCTCACGCCATCTTTTGAGAGCGTAATAGTTATTCTAAAACGGATTACGATGCCGCTGTCATGCGAATGAAAGATGATTATACACTTGATTATGATTGTTTCCTAATCCAACAGATATATATACATTCATTCCTTTTCTAGATAAAGTCGAGAAAAGCTACCTTGGGTTCCCTGCATATATCATCGCTGATTCAGGCTA is a genomic window of Virgibacillus proomii containing:
- a CDS encoding class I SAM-dependent methyltransferase codes for the protein MTSHFAKEGYRITAIDPNKEAIEYGKNKKYPGDVTWIVGDSSNLQENTFDAVIMTANVAQVFLTDKSWQRNISDVYRALKPGGHFIFDIRNPLAKVWEQWEKDRTPDIAMNQMSGDKLEIWTEYDGFVEDIYTFYETVKNAHTGEVLIREKMQLKFRTQEEIDESLQQVGFSQIQVYGDWEFKQATEETKSFIFHSVK